A region of Pelagicoccus sp. SDUM812003 DNA encodes the following proteins:
- a CDS encoding MazG family protein: MARLRGPGGCPWDIEQDHQSIAQCLIDECSELLETIDTLDMDHMREELGDVLLQVVFHAQLAKEEGHFDFEAVAAEVNEKLIRRHPHVFGDVDLEDSDQVLRQWEQIKATEKLDGAKKETVFKDLPPALPSLLFAYDVFKQIKKKALPVGRSVDMEAIEAMASELDEESAGHILFEIAAACRLKGIDPESAARKFARRVMAESEALTNEPKAQGQAG, translated from the coding sequence ATGGCTCGACTGCGAGGCCCCGGCGGGTGCCCTTGGGATATCGAGCAGGACCACCAGTCGATCGCCCAATGCCTGATCGACGAATGTAGCGAACTGTTGGAGACGATAGACACGCTCGACATGGATCACATGCGCGAGGAGTTGGGAGACGTGCTGCTGCAGGTCGTTTTCCACGCGCAGCTGGCCAAGGAGGAGGGGCATTTCGATTTCGAGGCGGTCGCGGCCGAGGTGAACGAAAAGCTGATCCGCCGCCACCCGCACGTCTTTGGCGATGTCGATCTGGAGGACTCCGATCAGGTGCTGCGGCAATGGGAGCAGATCAAAGCCACCGAAAAGCTCGACGGAGCGAAGAAGGAAACGGTTTTCAAGGACCTGCCTCCCGCCCTGCCGTCGCTGCTGTTCGCGTACGACGTTTTCAAGCAGATCAAGAAGAAGGCGTTGCCGGTTGGGCGCAGCGTGGATATGGAGGCGATCGAGGCCATGGCCTCGGAGCTGGACGAGGAATCGGCGGGACACATCCTGTTTGAAATCGCCGCGGCGTGCCGACTGAAAGGCATCGACCCGGAAAGCGCCGCTCGCAAGTTCGCCCGTCGCGTCATGGCCGAAAGCGAGGCGTTGACGAACGAGCCCAAGGCTCAGGGGCAGGCGGGCTGA
- a CDS encoding indole-3-glycerol phosphate synthase TrpC, whose product MDKLTEIMNWKAQEIADRIRPVDDGELAAFAPKAAQRGSFLQALEAPTGLAVISEIKRRSPSAGAIKDLGPSVEQAETYLSAGADCLSILTDGKYFGGALEDLSSVTEKFKNESRGIPCLRKDFMLHPIQVLEAAQAGASAILIIVRALSDEQMTALRRAADLAGLDSLYEIHSESELERAVKQNATIIGVNNRDLAVFKTDLGFSERLIPQFPKGVIAVSESGIWNREDAVRARACGAKAILVGEALMKAPDTAQLMKDFHQA is encoded by the coding sequence ATGGACAAGCTCACCGAGATCATGAATTGGAAGGCGCAAGAGATCGCCGATCGCATCCGCCCGGTCGACGATGGCGAACTGGCCGCGTTCGCTCCCAAGGCGGCGCAGCGCGGCAGCTTTTTGCAGGCCCTCGAGGCGCCGACAGGCCTCGCCGTCATCTCGGAGATCAAGCGACGCTCGCCCTCCGCCGGAGCGATCAAGGACCTCGGACCTTCGGTCGAGCAGGCCGAGACCTACCTTTCGGCCGGAGCCGACTGCCTATCCATTCTCACCGACGGCAAATACTTCGGCGGCGCCTTGGAAGACCTCAGCTCGGTCACCGAGAAGTTTAAGAACGAGTCTCGCGGCATCCCCTGCCTGCGCAAGGACTTCATGCTGCACCCGATTCAAGTGCTGGAAGCGGCCCAAGCCGGAGCCTCCGCCATCTTGATCATCGTGCGAGCCTTGAGCGACGAGCAGATGACCGCGCTGCGGCGCGCCGCCGACCTGGCGGGCCTCGATTCGCTCTACGAGATCCATAGCGAATCGGAACTGGAGCGGGCCGTGAAACAGAACGCCACGATCATCGGCGTCAACAATCGCGATCTGGCCGTTTTCAAGACCGATCTGGGATTCTCCGAACGCCTCATCCCCCAGTTTCCCAAAGGCGTCATCGCCGTCTCAGAAAGCGGCATCTGGAATCGCGAGGACGCGGTTCGCGCTCGGGCCTGCGGCGCCAAGGCCATCCTGGTAGGCGAAGCCCTCATGAAGGCGCCAGACACCGCCCAGCTGATGAAGGACTTCCATCAAGCGTAG
- the rsmA gene encoding 16S rRNA (adenine(1518)-N(6)/adenine(1519)-N(6))-dimethyltransferase RsmA: MPLSPSQTRALLEQLGHRPKKQLGQNFLIDGNIVRKSLELAQVAPGDAVVEIGPGLGTLTRALLEAGAVVHAVEKDPVLGNHMQSIAEETANLHLIKGDALDFPLGDLPQEAPDYKIVANLPYAISTPWMAAVLEGRLPSVMTLMLQKEAAQRYAAQAGTKQFGAISVFLRAAFEVLPGHDVSGSCFYPKPDVGSTLLHLRRKQTPYRFSADGAKLLREIFQQRRKQISSLLRRAKSDTASKWLQRLDTAQIEPNARPEQIDTTRWIVLDRD; the protein is encoded by the coding sequence ATGCCTCTCTCGCCCTCACAGACCCGAGCCTTGCTGGAGCAGCTGGGACACCGACCGAAGAAGCAGCTGGGTCAAAACTTTCTCATCGATGGAAACATCGTGCGCAAGTCGCTGGAGCTCGCTCAGGTGGCGCCGGGCGACGCCGTGGTGGAGATCGGTCCGGGTCTGGGGACCTTGACTCGCGCCCTGCTGGAGGCCGGCGCTGTCGTCCACGCGGTGGAAAAGGATCCCGTTCTGGGAAACCATATGCAGAGCATCGCCGAGGAGACTGCGAACCTGCACCTGATCAAGGGCGACGCGCTGGACTTTCCGCTGGGCGACCTACCCCAAGAGGCTCCTGACTACAAGATCGTGGCCAACCTGCCCTACGCCATTTCGACGCCGTGGATGGCGGCCGTGCTGGAAGGGAGGCTTCCCAGCGTGATGACGCTCATGCTGCAGAAGGAGGCCGCTCAGCGCTACGCCGCCCAAGCGGGCACCAAGCAGTTTGGAGCGATCAGCGTGTTTCTGCGCGCCGCGTTCGAGGTGCTGCCCGGTCACGACGTTTCTGGCTCCTGCTTCTACCCGAAACCCGATGTCGGCTCCACGTTGCTCCACTTGAGACGCAAGCAGACTCCCTACCGCTTCTCTGCAGATGGGGCCAAGCTCCTGCGGGAAATCTTTCAGCAGCGACGCAAGCAAATCAGCTCTCTGCTGCGTCGCGCGAAATCGGATACGGCATCCAAATGGCTGCAGCGACTCGACACCGCTCAGATCGAGCCCAACGCCCGTCCGGAACAGATCGACACGACGCGTTGGATCGTCTTGGATCGCGACTGA
- a CDS encoding prolyl oligopeptidase family serine peptidase → MYELRLPKLGLLLASACVLTASVFADSTRFLIQPVFSEVSLSPSGKYIVSFEDSSEENRRIQIISTADMKSEPLSVSNGKGGNARVTDIRWLTDEYLAIMSEGDDQANWLHTYKLGDRAPERVAKEGKRSILRVIPKSTRFLVLETESPDADGMKRVYEYDATRPTQPKLVYQADSQALEAVADVSGQLRMVKRDDGDGLSWYALATDDHAETKLNKLQQWHKVHGIVKTSDQAIVSGQINTPLPSVYLYDIFEDEPKQVLADQDQYSIDTFGRTVFEPATGEVLGLHFDSTIRTTFWSDPEMQKIQDTVDGKLPGSVNRLIDWNRERTKVMIERFIPMLPTQFIYANLESETYTAVFINGGRVKPGESGVSRLVEIPNRDGQNLTAILTVPAERGGKPSPLLIWIRKGVWTDLDRPEWHPEANYFADSGFVVLRINYSGSEGVLGPLAIDTSTKAGVQQTLEDIEDAAKVLIETGLVDSEKINIGGEGSGAWLAAYAPIHSPGLYQSVVCINGVYDLVDLRKNDKASGGNYLSLASKDSSLSESDLAKLSISSPPDSYPKDVFVAYGKWSENDYKSHVNSFVKTVKKAGAKVKVHLDDWWGTGLEGVQRIKAFERANSMLVQANK, encoded by the coding sequence ATGTACGAACTCCGACTACCCAAACTCGGATTGCTTCTTGCATCCGCTTGCGTCCTCACGGCCAGCGTCTTCGCTGATTCCACCCGCTTTCTCATCCAACCGGTTTTCAGCGAGGTCTCCCTCTCTCCCAGCGGGAAATACATCGTGTCCTTCGAGGACTCCAGCGAAGAGAATCGCCGTATCCAAATCATCTCCACTGCCGACATGAAGTCGGAACCGCTCAGCGTGAGCAACGGCAAAGGGGGAAACGCCCGAGTCACCGATATCCGATGGCTGACCGACGAGTACCTCGCCATTATGAGCGAAGGCGATGATCAGGCGAACTGGCTGCATACCTACAAGTTGGGCGACCGCGCCCCCGAGCGCGTCGCCAAGGAAGGAAAGCGATCCATCCTGCGCGTGATCCCGAAATCCACACGCTTTCTGGTCCTGGAAACCGAAAGCCCGGATGCCGATGGCATGAAGCGCGTTTATGAATACGACGCAACGCGCCCCACGCAGCCCAAGCTGGTCTACCAAGCGGACAGCCAAGCTTTGGAGGCGGTGGCAGACGTCTCCGGACAACTCAGAATGGTGAAGCGCGACGACGGGGATGGACTCAGCTGGTACGCCCTCGCCACCGACGACCACGCAGAGACAAAACTCAACAAGCTGCAACAATGGCACAAAGTCCACGGCATCGTGAAAACGAGCGACCAGGCGATCGTATCCGGCCAGATCAATACACCGCTTCCCTCCGTATACCTGTATGATATTTTTGAGGACGAGCCGAAACAGGTGCTCGCCGACCAGGATCAGTATTCCATCGACACTTTCGGCCGTACCGTGTTCGAACCCGCCACCGGCGAAGTGCTCGGGTTGCATTTCGACTCCACCATTAGGACAACCTTCTGGTCCGACCCCGAAATGCAAAAGATTCAGGATACCGTCGACGGAAAGCTCCCGGGCTCCGTGAACCGCCTGATCGACTGGAATCGAGAGCGCACGAAGGTGATGATCGAACGATTCATCCCCATGCTCCCGACCCAATTCATCTACGCGAACCTCGAGTCAGAAACCTACACCGCCGTATTCATAAACGGAGGACGCGTCAAGCCAGGCGAATCCGGAGTCTCACGACTTGTGGAAATCCCGAATCGCGACGGCCAGAACCTCACCGCCATCCTCACCGTCCCAGCGGAACGCGGCGGCAAGCCCTCGCCGCTGCTCATCTGGATCCGAAAAGGAGTCTGGACCGACCTTGATCGCCCCGAATGGCACCCAGAAGCAAACTACTTCGCCGATTCCGGATTCGTTGTATTGAGAATCAACTACAGCGGCAGCGAAGGCGTGCTCGGCCCCCTTGCCATCGATACCTCGACCAAGGCGGGCGTGCAGCAAACCCTGGAGGACATCGAGGACGCAGCCAAGGTCCTTATCGAAACCGGGCTGGTCGATTCCGAGAAAATAAACATCGGAGGAGAGGGATCCGGAGCTTGGCTGGCTGCCTACGCGCCGATCCATTCTCCAGGCCTCTATCAATCCGTGGTTTGCATCAACGGTGTCTACGATCTCGTGGATCTGCGAAAAAATGACAAGGCGAGCGGCGGCAACTATCTCTCCCTCGCCTCGAAAGACAGTTCTCTGAGCGAAAGCGATCTCGCCAAGCTTTCGATCTCGTCCCCACCTGACAGCTATCCGAAAGACGTCTTCGTAGCCTACGGGAAGTGGTCGGAAAACGACTACAAGTCGCATGTGAACTCCTTCGTCAAAACGGTCAAGAAAGCAGGGGCCAAAGTGAAGGTCCACCTCGACGACTGGTGGGGCACCGGACTCGAAGGCGTACAAAGAATCAAAGCCTTCGAACGGGCCAACAGCATGCTCGTTCAAGCGAACAAGTAG
- a CDS encoding DUF192 domain-containing protein: MLNRFLLPLAISLSIVLGLSACKETNPPHEAVSSDLPLISVGDVTLKMELALTREQQRRGLMYRDGIEPDHGMLFVFKEPQEMSFWMKNVDFPIDIGYFTADGVLREIYPMYANDTQGRRSIRDDLLYVLEVESGWFKKNGVRPGALLDLAALQRALENR, encoded by the coding sequence ATGTTGAATCGGTTTCTGCTACCCTTGGCGATTTCGCTCTCCATCGTTCTAGGCTTGTCGGCCTGCAAGGAGACGAACCCTCCCCACGAAGCGGTCTCCAGCGATCTGCCCCTCATTTCGGTGGGCGACGTCACGCTGAAGATGGAGCTTGCCCTGACGCGCGAGCAGCAGCGACGCGGCTTGATGTATCGCGACGGCATCGAGCCCGACCATGGCATGCTCTTCGTTTTCAAGGAGCCCCAGGAAATGTCGTTTTGGATGAAGAACGTCGATTTCCCGATAGACATCGGCTACTTCACCGCTGACGGCGTGCTGCGCGAAATCTATCCCATGTATGCCAACGACACGCAGGGTCGCCGCTCCATTCGCGACGATCTGCTCTACGTGCTGGAGGTCGAGTCGGGGTGGTTCAAAAAAAACGGCGTGCGACCGGGGGCGCTGCTCGACCTGGCGGCGCTTCAGCGAGCGCTCGAGAATCGATAG
- a CDS encoding type II secretion system F family protein, translated as MAKFKFTAVDGEGRERRGMIEAPSRQQASKQIRSYGLTPARVHVAKTENTSGDGTVRVRSSKKPMYFGSAIKKKALAEFTRKLATLLQAGLTLLRSLEVLIDQEKNVVFRWILLELTESIQSGSTFSDALAKFPREFDFLYVNMARAGEASGMLEVSLARLATYLEKTERMKARLASAMTYPTVVMIVSSLIVVGLLIFVVPNFQQIFVDELGEDAIPKLTVYVLGVSGYLVRHWYLVFGGVFVLYLLKKLFGMTPLGRSVYDWLTLRLPGLGDLSTKVYVIRFSRMLGTLIESSVPILEALRITRDGCGNTHVMNAVERVRLRVKDGEGIASTLLATKIFPTMVPSMIEVGEETGDLPDMLNQIADVYDEEVDNAISSLTSLVQPLMIVTLAIAVVLIVLALFLPFIEIMQSFGNG; from the coding sequence ATGGCGAAATTCAAGTTCACAGCAGTCGATGGCGAAGGCCGGGAGCGTCGGGGCATGATCGAGGCCCCTTCGAGGCAGCAGGCATCCAAGCAGATACGCAGCTATGGACTGACGCCGGCTCGCGTCCATGTGGCGAAGACTGAGAATACCAGCGGCGATGGCACGGTACGGGTACGTTCCTCCAAAAAGCCGATGTACTTCGGCTCCGCCATCAAGAAGAAGGCTTTGGCGGAGTTCACCCGCAAGCTGGCCACCTTGCTGCAGGCAGGCCTCACTTTGCTGCGCTCGTTGGAGGTCCTTATCGACCAGGAGAAAAACGTGGTCTTCCGCTGGATCCTGTTGGAGCTGACCGAAAGCATCCAGTCCGGCAGCACCTTTTCCGACGCCTTGGCGAAGTTTCCCCGCGAATTCGACTTTCTCTACGTCAACATGGCTCGAGCTGGCGAAGCGAGCGGCATGCTCGAGGTTTCCTTGGCTCGTCTGGCGACCTACTTGGAAAAAACCGAGCGCATGAAGGCCCGGCTGGCCTCCGCTATGACCTATCCCACGGTGGTGATGATCGTATCCAGCCTGATCGTGGTCGGTCTGCTGATCTTCGTGGTGCCGAACTTCCAGCAGATCTTCGTGGACGAACTAGGCGAGGACGCGATCCCTAAGCTCACCGTTTACGTGCTCGGCGTTAGCGGGTATCTGGTGCGCCATTGGTATCTGGTTTTCGGCGGTGTATTCGTTTTATACCTACTGAAGAAGCTGTTCGGGATGACGCCTTTGGGGCGAAGCGTCTATGATTGGCTGACCCTGCGCCTGCCCGGCTTGGGCGACTTGAGCACTAAGGTCTACGTGATTCGTTTCTCTCGCATGCTGGGGACCCTGATCGAGAGCAGCGTACCGATACTGGAGGCCTTGCGCATCACTCGCGATGGCTGTGGCAATACGCATGTGATGAACGCCGTGGAGCGGGTGCGTCTCCGGGTGAAGGACGGCGAGGGCATCGCTAGCACCCTGCTGGCGACGAAGATATTTCCTACCATGGTGCCAAGCATGATCGAAGTGGGCGAGGAAACGGGAGACCTGCCCGACATGCTCAACCAGATAGCGGACGTTTACGACGAGGAGGTGGACAACGCGATCTCCTCGCTCACCTCCCTGGTGCAGCCCTTGATGATCGTGACCCTCGCCATTGCGGTGGTGTTGATCGTGCTCGCTCTCTTTCTCCCGTTCATCGAAATCATGCAAAGCTTTGGAAACGGGTAG
- a CDS encoding GspE/PulE family protein has translation MFNSHNQAVSDLCLIHNLLGEKQLASLKAAAQARGHSLADEILQSKAVSRSVFLDTVASYLGLERLKEAPYDIPTETVALIEPSLARMHGVVPVDSDERRLVIVSEDPFNTSVVEDVAFSVNRDVVMRVLDPQVVGELLDVYYRPKNVDYTGILEEIDLDELGGEEDLTADDLLSRAGETPIIRFVNLVLAQAIKDKASDIHFEPFEKEFKIRYRIDGALYEMSPPPRELAVPIISRVKVIGALNIAERRVPQDGKVRLVVSGRHVDLRISTLPTQFGESVVLRVLDQSATSLDLMTLGMPDDVREAVELSIARPNGIFISTGPTGSGKTTTLYSCLKRLNLVESKLMTAEDPIEYEIDGIMQVAVNAHIGLSFSSVLKSFLRQDPDIIMVGEIRDLDTAQISIQASLTGHLVLTTLHTNDASGAVTRLMDMGIEPFLISSSLEAVLAQRLLRRICSDCRRAYLPDAALLQQLNLDPTILQQKEFFQGTGCETCANTGYSGRLGIFEMLRISESVRELISEGKPAVAIREQAIHEGMRTLREDGLRNIFTGVTSVDEVIRYS, from the coding sequence ATGTTCAATTCCCACAATCAGGCGGTTTCGGACCTTTGTCTCATCCACAACCTCTTGGGTGAAAAGCAGCTAGCATCGCTCAAGGCCGCCGCGCAGGCGAGAGGCCATTCGCTGGCGGATGAGATCCTTCAAAGCAAAGCCGTTTCGCGGTCTGTTTTTCTGGATACGGTGGCGAGCTATCTTGGATTGGAGCGCTTGAAGGAGGCTCCTTACGACATCCCGACGGAGACGGTGGCTTTGATCGAGCCTAGCTTGGCGCGCATGCATGGCGTGGTGCCCGTCGATTCCGACGAGCGTCGGCTGGTCATCGTGTCGGAAGACCCGTTCAACACTAGCGTGGTGGAGGATGTGGCCTTTTCGGTGAATCGGGATGTGGTGATGCGGGTACTGGATCCGCAGGTGGTTGGGGAGCTGCTGGATGTCTACTACCGCCCAAAGAACGTCGACTATACGGGCATACTCGAAGAGATCGATCTGGACGAGCTGGGAGGCGAGGAGGACCTGACAGCGGACGATCTGCTCAGCCGAGCGGGGGAGACGCCGATCATCCGTTTCGTGAATCTGGTGTTGGCCCAGGCCATCAAGGACAAGGCCTCCGACATCCATTTCGAGCCATTCGAGAAGGAGTTCAAGATTCGCTACCGCATCGATGGGGCGCTCTACGAGATGTCTCCGCCGCCTCGCGAGCTGGCGGTGCCGATCATCTCAAGGGTGAAGGTCATTGGGGCGTTGAACATCGCGGAGCGGCGGGTTCCGCAGGACGGCAAGGTGCGGCTGGTGGTGTCGGGGCGGCATGTGGATCTACGCATTTCCACCTTGCCCACGCAGTTCGGCGAGAGCGTGGTGCTCCGTGTGCTCGACCAGAGCGCTACCTCGCTCGATCTGATGACTCTGGGCATGCCCGACGATGTGCGTGAGGCGGTGGAGCTCTCGATCGCGCGACCCAACGGGATATTCATTTCCACCGGCCCGACAGGGTCCGGTAAGACCACGACCTTGTACAGCTGCTTGAAGCGGCTCAATCTGGTGGAGTCCAAGCTCATGACCGCCGAGGATCCCATCGAATACGAGATCGACGGCATCATGCAGGTCGCGGTGAACGCGCACATCGGCTTGAGCTTTTCCAGCGTGCTGAAATCGTTTCTGCGACAGGACCCGGACATCATCATGGTCGGCGAGATCCGGGATTTGGATACGGCCCAGATTTCCATCCAAGCTTCGCTCACGGGGCATCTGGTTTTGACGACCTTGCACACCAACGACGCCTCCGGAGCGGTGACGCGGCTGATGGACATGGGGATCGAGCCGTTCCTGATTTCGTCCTCGCTGGAGGCGGTGCTGGCCCAGAGGCTGCTTCGCAGGATTTGCTCGGATTGCCGCCGCGCCTATCTGCCCGATGCCGCTTTGCTGCAGCAGCTCAACCTGGATCCGACCATCCTGCAGCAGAAGGAGTTTTTTCAGGGGACTGGCTGCGAGACCTGCGCCAATACGGGCTATTCCGGTCGTTTGGGCATTTTCGAGATGCTGCGGATTTCGGAGTCCGTGCGGGAGCTGATCAGCGAAGGCAAGCCGGCCGTGGCCATCCGCGAGCAAGCGATCCACGAAGGCATGCGCACCCTGCGTGAGGATGGGCTGAGAAACATTTTCACGGGTGTCACTTCGGTGGACGAGGTGATACGATACTCCTGA
- a CDS encoding aldo/keto reductase, with translation MKYRRYGRTEIEMPVITCGGMRFQQSWSDMPMEEIKRGGQANLEAAIRFSLEVGANHIETARGYGTSEMQLGQVLPRLNREELILQTKVCPEEDAKVFLENFEKSMAYLKTDYVDLFSIHGINNQELLDWTLRDGGCMEVALKLKEQGRVRHIGYSTHASEKVICAANASNAFDYCNVHWYFVNELNWEAIEVAAGNDMGVFIISPNDKGGKLYEPSEKLVELCGDLHPMQWNALFCLSRPEVHTLSMGVSCPQDFDTHLEMLDHYDNAYEVMAPIERKLRAELEKTHGSDWCAGWWKGLPEWDELPKGVNVKEILRLWTYAKALDLVPWGKMRYNLLGNAGHWFPGEKVSDYDRGEMKEKLNGSPFADRIPDILEEAHEMFNDVEVKRLSQSD, from the coding sequence ATGAAGTATCGCAGATATGGCCGCACTGAAATCGAGATGCCCGTGATCACCTGTGGAGGGATGCGGTTTCAGCAGTCCTGGTCGGATATGCCCATGGAAGAGATCAAGAGGGGTGGGCAGGCCAATCTCGAGGCGGCGATCCGCTTTTCTCTAGAAGTCGGGGCCAACCATATCGAGACCGCCCGCGGGTACGGGACTTCCGAGATGCAGCTAGGCCAGGTGCTGCCGCGATTGAATCGCGAAGAGCTTATCCTGCAGACCAAGGTATGCCCCGAGGAGGATGCGAAGGTGTTTTTGGAAAACTTCGAGAAATCCATGGCGTATCTGAAAACCGACTACGTTGACCTGTTTTCCATCCATGGGATCAACAATCAGGAGCTGCTCGACTGGACCTTGCGCGACGGAGGATGCATGGAGGTTGCCCTCAAGCTCAAGGAGCAAGGGCGGGTGAGGCACATCGGCTATTCCACCCATGCCAGCGAAAAGGTGATCTGCGCGGCAAACGCCAGTAACGCCTTCGACTACTGCAACGTGCATTGGTACTTCGTCAACGAGCTCAATTGGGAGGCCATCGAAGTCGCAGCTGGCAACGACATGGGCGTTTTCATCATCAGCCCGAACGATAAAGGGGGCAAATTGTACGAACCCTCGGAAAAGCTCGTCGAGCTGTGCGGCGACCTGCATCCCATGCAGTGGAACGCTCTGTTTTGTCTCTCGCGTCCGGAAGTTCATACCCTAAGCATGGGAGTGAGCTGTCCTCAGGATTTCGATACGCACCTCGAGATGCTTGACCACTACGACAACGCCTACGAGGTGATGGCTCCCATCGAAAGGAAGCTGCGGGCCGAGCTGGAGAAGACGCACGGGTCGGACTGGTGCGCTGGCTGGTGGAAGGGATTGCCGGAGTGGGACGAGTTGCCCAAGGGGGTGAACGTGAAGGAGATCCTGCGACTGTGGACCTACGCCAAAGCTCTCGACCTCGTGCCATGGGGCAAGATGCGCTACAACCTGCTCGGCAACGCGGGCCATTGGTTTCCGGGAGAGAAGGTGAGCGACTACGATCGCGGCGAGATGAAGGAGAAGCTAAACGGCAGCCCCTTCGCCGACCGCATCCCGGACATTCTCGAGGAAGCTCACGAGATGTTCAACGACGTGGAAGTAAAGCGCCTGAGTCAGAGCGATTAG
- a CDS encoding fumarylacetoacetate hydrolase family protein — MYLTRHSTPDQPRWALNGSWLPPEFSLSRLLATPLDEARKSLSELATSEPTGEAPLLPPIETDQEVWASGVTYLSSRMAREAESQSKDVYQKVYEAERPELFFKATGWRVKGHQQPIRVRADSAWDVPEPELTLVLTRHGEILGYTVGNDVSSRSIEGENPLYLPQAKVYDGSCALGPGIRIADQSELSDLPIRLEILRLGETAFKGETRTSQIKRPFSQLADFLVRELDQPNGAFLMTGTGVVPSEAFTLNSGDRVRIDIDGLVLENPVD; from the coding sequence ATGTACCTGACGCGTCACTCCACTCCCGACCAACCTCGCTGGGCTTTGAACGGCTCATGGCTTCCGCCAGAGTTCAGCCTCTCCCGCCTGCTCGCGACGCCGCTCGACGAAGCTCGCAAGAGCTTGAGCGAGCTCGCCACGTCCGAACCGACCGGCGAAGCGCCGCTGCTGCCTCCTATCGAAACCGATCAGGAGGTCTGGGCCAGCGGCGTCACCTACCTCAGCAGCCGCATGGCCCGAGAGGCGGAATCGCAAAGCAAGGACGTCTACCAGAAGGTTTACGAAGCGGAGCGGCCAGAGCTGTTTTTCAAAGCCACCGGCTGGCGGGTGAAAGGCCACCAGCAGCCGATTCGAGTGAGGGCCGACAGCGCCTGGGACGTGCCGGAGCCGGAGCTCACCTTGGTGCTCACTCGTCATGGCGAGATCCTAGGCTACACCGTGGGAAACGACGTTTCCTCCCGCAGCATCGAAGGCGAAAACCCGCTCTATCTGCCGCAGGCGAAAGTCTACGACGGATCCTGCGCCCTCGGCCCAGGCATTCGGATCGCGGACCAAAGCGAGCTGAGCGATCTACCGATTCGGCTGGAAATCCTGCGCCTAGGCGAAACCGCCTTCAAAGGCGAAACCCGCACCTCGCAGATCAAACGTCCCTTTTCCCAGCTCGCCGACTTTCTGGTCAGGGAGCTCGACCAGCCAAACGGGGCCTTCCTCATGACCGGTACCGGCGTGGTGCCGAGCGAAGCCTTCACTTTGAACTCAGGCGACCGAGTTCGCATCGACATCGACGGCCTGGTCCTGGAGAATCCCGTCGATTGA